One genomic segment of Mytilus trossulus isolate FHL-02 chromosome 4, PNRI_Mtr1.1.1.hap1, whole genome shotgun sequence includes these proteins:
- the LOC134715531 gene encoding protein SERAC1-like produces the protein MFRGLVYKLYRPGWYTIFVRKQFYHTRKKHTRKIQYSVGVFTVLAICGAVVYFEFRYLGNEFSKVTDVFDTEKNKSTYIYLDPEKQESFQDTKKRSHVRKIKDFISEKSVKHLPWIYTKKDNPKSLLKLARSSDQGLRCLGVKQLSKHHDWEDYQYRNIAQALDTRTMIGLARSQDVDPRFFLPMPKAPPSKVWLEDEYRTLISSLQNEDLDKCLKHFSTKALQLGNNADERDSLFSFGGTGLEFAKSVSSVPEERVEIVCLQALASHSADFRCCQNIIKMGGVQLLQQTYTKRHKSIVIRRQIAKTLGNLSVHQCFHEEIVRAGWVTVLSRWISSSDLTLSLHAARTLANLDTDFVSCTYDDGVYLIHPIYRQKESINADIVFVHGLLGGPFKTWRQQDRKGPGADKSSDGTESVKKGTYTFCWPKDWLAKDCGNIRILSVEYDTDLSTWNANCPFETEKRSLTVRASSILQKLKKADIGSRPIIWVGHSMGGLLIKQILSIADDTPGLDNIVNNTVGVLFYSTPHRGSSLAHLSNQASLIVAPTVEVKEMGRDSPMLRRLHKDFQQLVMEHGIPCLSFGELEKTQIRTPKLKMLIVPPESSDPGIGEFHAMKTSHLNICKPWDKDSELYTETLKFIRRCLLQGRIENILKAGMTFKDPDR, from the exons ATGTTCAGGGGTCTAGTTTACAAACTATATCGACCTGGATGGTATACTATTTTTGTTAGGAAACAGTTTTATCATACCAGGAAAAAACATACAAGGAAAATACAGT ATTCTGTTGGTGTATTCACAGTTTTAGCTATTTG TGGAGCTGTTGTATATTTTGAGTTTAGATATTTAGGAAACGAGTTTTCCAAAGTCACTGATGTGTTTGATACAGAGAAGAATAAATCCACATATATTTACTTGGATCCTGAGAAACAAGAATCTTTCCAAG acACAAAGAAGAGATCACATGTGAGGAAAATCAAAGACTTTATCTCAGAGAAGTCAG tgaAACATTTACCATGGATTTATACAAAGAAGGACAATCCTAAATCTCTATTGAAATTGGCAAGATCTTCCGATCAGGGTCTCAGATGTCTTGGTGTAAAGCAGCTATCAAAACACCATGATTGGGAAG ACTACCAGTATAGAAACATAGCCCAGGCTTTAGATACTAGAACGATGATTGGACTAGCCAGATCTCAGGATGTGGATCCAAGATTTTTCTTACCAATGCCAAAAGCACCACCAAGTAAG GTCTGGTTAGAAGATGAGTATAGGACTTTGATATCCTCACTACAGAACGAAGATTTAGATAAATGTCTCAaacatttttcaacaaaagCATTGCAGCTTGGCAATAATGCTGATGAAAGG gacagTTTATTCAGTTTTGGGGGAACAGGTTTAGAATTTGCCAAGTCAGTCAGTTCTGTTCCAGAAGAAAGAGTAGAGATTGTTTGTTTACAGGCTTTGGCCAGTCATTCTGCA GATTTTAGATGTTGTCAGAACATAATAAAGATGGGAGGCGTACAGTTGCTACAGCAGACGTACACCAAAAGACATAAAAGTATTGTTATACGAAGACAGATTGCCAAAACTCTGGGAAACCTTTCTGTACATCAATGTTTCCATGAAGAAATTGTTAGAGCAG gatGGGTAACAGTTCTATCGAGATGGATATCATCATCTGACTTAACCTTGTCTCTCCATGCAGCCAGAACATTAGCTAATCTAGACACAGATTTTGTTTCTTGCACGTATGACGATGGAGTCTACCTCATTCACCCTATATATAGGCAAAA ggAATCTATAAATGCAGATATTGTGTTTGTTCATGGCTTGCTAGGAGGACCATTTAAGACCTGGAGACAACAAGATCGTAAAGGACCAGGGGCAGATAAATCTTCAGATGGTACAGAAAGTGTTAAAAAAGGAACCTATACATTCTGCTGGCCCAAG GATTGGTTGGCAAAAGACTGTGGTAATATTCGTATCCTATCTGTGGAATATGATACAGATCTTAGTACCTGGAATGCTAACTGCCCTTTTGAAACAGAGAA GAGGTCTCTAACTGTGAGAGCATCAAGCATATTACAGAAGTTAAAGAAGGCAGATATAGGCTCCCGACCTATTATATGGGTTGGCCATTCCATGGGAG gcTTACTTATCAAACAGATTCTGTCTATTGCTGATGATACTCCAGGCCTTGACAATATAGTAAATAATACAGTGGGTGTGTTGTTTTATAGTACTCCTCATAGGGGCTCCAGCCTGGCTCATCTGTCTAATCAGGCCAGCCTTATTGTAGCTCCTACTGTGGAAGTCAAAGAAATGGGTAGAG ATTCACCAATGTTAAGAAGACTGCATAAAGATTTCCAACAACTTGTTATGGAACATGGAATTCCCTGCCTAAGTTTTGGAGAATTAGAGAAAACCCAAATAAGGACACCGAAACTGAAAATGCTCATAGTACCACCAGAATCTAGTG ATCCTGGTATTGGAGAATTCCATGCTATGAAAACCAGTCATCTGAACATATGTAAACCTTGGGATAAAGATTCAGAACTTTACACAGAAACACTTAAATTTATACGACGATGTCTACTTCAGGGCAGAATAGAAAACATCCTAAAAGCTGGAATGACATTCAAAGACCCTGATAGATAA
- the LOC134715530 gene encoding uncharacterized protein LOC134715530 translates to MAFSQSIKKSQIPINCHLCDTEKNIRWKCIDCELLICDKCKDGRHLRIKNAQEHKVISIKDIGLYSGELDFTNIKCPDHATQSCCLFCKICDSLVCPTCVSKVHKKHANDLIEISEAYHMKKESLKEGQIKFQMEERKAGTKKEQLVKRKDVEKAKHSKVIQDILNHENMLKSDIDKYIKELKDEVDENLKTIFKSIDTDLSIVSQSMKLSNEKNNKVEELIKSTDVANFFSDARRLEKSMEASVPKTKPSYNSIPKFVPGEITQSNVGVLQSEESSEELGVSFDIIQKYQTELTAILDIVPCVDNSVWISSNLDSCLINAIPKGKELNVVSTFNIKVFGMAITSPNIILLSVGESRLKQLNITTGKLSDTVYDVSPLVSTSIHITSDNKVIVGGNDDDLGRRAVFIMNEQGDHETVYEHDKHNQPIFTYPRSITSTSNGNIHVVDCDPGKEGRVVVLTTGSGVINSYKGHPEINKNSPFQPNIIVTTPSDNVMVVELATYVIHILDNKGNLVSWFDTEDIGILCPSSLAFTPTGQLYIGCSKKESSTAKEAKIYEVTCSEC, encoded by the coding sequence ATGGCGTTTTCTCAATCCATTAAAAAAAGTCAGATACCTATAAACTGTCATCTATGCGATACTGAGAAAAACATCAGGTGGAAATGTATTGACTGCGAACTTCTTATATGTGATAAGTGTAAAGATGGAAGACATCTTAGAATTAAAAATGCACAGGAACATAAGGTCATAAGTATCAAAGACATTGGTTTATACAGCGGAGAATTggattttacaaatattaaatgtCCAGACCATGCTACACAATCTTGTTGTCTTTTTTGTAAGATTTGTGACAGTCTTGTATGTCCGACGTGTGTGTCCAAAGTTCATAAGAAACATGCAAATGACTTAATCGAGATCAGTGAAGCCtatcatatgaaaaaagaaagCCTTAAAGAAGGACAGATTAAATTTCAGATGGAAGAAAGAAAAGCAGGcacaaaaaaagaacaattgGTAAAGCGTAAGGATGTTGAAAAAGCAAAACACAGCAAAGTTATCCAAGATATTctgaatcatgaaaatatgttgaaaagtgacattgacaaatatattaaagaattaaaagatGAAGTTGATGAAAACCTGAAAactattttcaaatcaattgaCACAGATCTTAGTATTGTTTCACAATCAATGAAACTATCTAatgagaaaaacaataaagttgaGGAATTAATAAAATCCACTGATGttgcaaactttttttctgaCGCCAGGAGATTGGAAAAATCAATGGAAGCATCAGTACCAAAAACAAAACCATCATACAATTCCATTCCAAAGTTTGTtccaggggagataactcagtcTAATGTTGGAGTGCTACAAAGTGAAGAAAGTTCAGAGGAATTAGGTgtttcatttgatattattCAAAAGTATCAGACAGAGTTAACTGCAATATTAGATATTGTTCCTTGTGTTGACAATTCAGTTTGGATTAGTTCAAATTTAGATAGTTGTCTTATTAATGCAATACCTAAAGGCAAAGAACTCAATGTGGTATCTACCTTTAACATTAAGGTCTTTGGTATGGCAATAACTTCACCTAATATTATCCTTCTATCTGTTGGTGAATCCAGACTAAAACAACTCAATATTACCACTGGTAAACTGTCTGACACTGTATATGATGTGAGCCCGTTAGTGTCTACTTCCATCCACATTACCAGTGATAATAAAGTTATAGTAGGAGGTAATGATGATGACCTAGGAAGAAGAGctgtttttataatgaatgaACAGGGAGACCATGAGACTGTGTATGAACATGATAAACATAATCAACCTATATTTACCTACCCAAGGAGTATAACAAGTACTAGTAATGGGAATATACATGTGGTGGATTGTGATCCTGGTAAAGAAGGTAGAGTGGTAGTGTTGACAACAGGTAGTGGTgtaataaattcatataaagGCCATCCTGAAATAAACAAGAACTCACCATTTCAACCAAACATAATAGTGACAACACCAAGTGACAATGTCATGGTGGTTGAATTAGCTACTTATGTCATACATATTCTAGATAATAAGGGAAACCTTGTGTCATGGTTTGACACTGAAGACATAGGAATACTATGTCCAAGCTCCCTGGCATTCACTCCAACAGGGCAACTCTATATAGGATGTAGTAAAAAAGAAAGCAGTACAGCTAAGGAAGCAAAGATTTATGAAGTGACTTGTTCAGAATGTTAA